In the Phycisphaerae bacterium genome, CAAACGGCACGTCGAGCCGGCGATGTGGCTGAAGCCCGCGCAGCGGCCCGCTGCCAACAGATTCTCCAACCCCTTGGGAATCAAGCACCTATACGGCACGCCGTACGGCCGGTCAAGCCACTGGTGCAGATGCCCCTGACCGTGGACATCCAGCGGATGGTCGCAAATCGCAACCATGTCCGCGTGATCCTGCCGGTCGTACCCGGTCATCACGTCGTGCTCGGTCAGCGTGTACTCGCAGACGATCCGCCGCGTTTCGCGAACGCCGATCTGCGGGGCGGTGCCCATAAAACGACAGCGGCGATACCACGGATCGCGGCGGCGGAAGTAGTCGAAGTGCGAGAGCGACCGCCGCCTGGCCTCGGCCAGCAGCGCGCCGCGGTCCTCGTCGATCCAGCGGATGCCCGCCATCGAGCCGCACGTGTTGATCGTCCGGTAGCCGGGCGGGCACTCCAGGACGTGGGCGTCCTTGTCCAGCAGGCCGGGTTCCACGTCGTCGGGCAGGTCGAAGGGGACGTCTTCGCCGGTGTATTGGACGGCGTAGATCAGGTCAAGGGCGTTGAGCCGCCGCTGAGGGGTTTGCGGGGCGTGCGGTTCGTTGAAATCGGATTGGGCGTCCTCGCCCAACCGCCATTGGCAGCCGGCGGCGACGCAGAGATTGCCGTCGGCTGAGGAGTCGATAAATACGCGGGCGGCGATGCGGTGCTGTTGTCCGTCGCGAACCACGACGATGTGCCGGACGCGCGTGCCTGCGACTTGGGCGGCGACGAACGGGGTATCGGTCAGCACCCGCAGGTTGGGGTGTTGACCGAAGAGTTTTTCGACCGCCCAGACGTACAGGTCCACCGGAAACGGCAGCGACCAGCGGACCTCCGGCGGCGCGCCGCGGAGGGTGGATTCGTAGGGCACAAGCGGATTGGGATGGTGCGGCAGCATGGTTTGCCAGATGGTTTTGGCCAGGCCGCTGCCGCCGGCTGAGGGTTCCCAGCCGTTGATCCAGGCATTGACCGCCGTCCCGCCGATCCGCTGGTTCTTCTCGATCAGGATCACACTGGCCCCGGATTCGGCGGCGCGTACGGCGGCGCCGATCCCGGCGCTGCCCGCGCCCACGATGCATACGTCGCAGTCGTACATGAATTATTCCTACAGCGGGCTCACGTCCTGGACGAGCGGCCAGACGATCATCTCCTGGACCACCAGGTGGGCCGGCAGGGCGCAGACGTCGGCCACGATCCGGCCCAGTTCGTCCGGTTTGATGCACTTTTCGGCCACCTCGGGCGAAAAGCCTTCGAGCTTGGCCGCCCGCAGGAATTCGGTATCGCCCCATGAGGGGATCACGCAGGTCGCCCGCGCCCCGTGCGGGCGAAGCTCGACGTACAGCGAGCGGGTCAGTTGCACCAGGCCGGCCTTGGCGGCGGCGTAGACGCCCCACTGCGGCCAGGCCTCGACCGCGCAAACCGATGAGACGTTGACGATCGTGCCGGATTTTTGCTTTCGCATCTGGGCGGCGGCGCGGCGCGAGCCGAAGGCGGCCCCGGTCAGGTTCACGTCGATGCAGGAGCGGATCTGCTCGTCGGTCTGATCGGCGATTTCGGCGATTTGCACACCGGCTCCGGCGTTGTTGACCAGGATGTCCAGCCGCTTCGACTTGTCGAGCACGGCGGCAAAGAGCCGGTCCCAATCGGCTGAGCTGGTCACATCGGCGGCGATGGGTTCGGCTCCCACGTCGGCGGCGACCCGTTTGAGGTCGGCTTGGCTTCGCGCGGCGATCCAGACCCGCGCCCCGCGCATCGCCAGCATCCTGGCGATGCCCGCCCCGTATCCGCGTGACGCCCCGGTGACCACCGCCGTTTTGCCCTTGAGCGATTCGTTCATAGCCCGTCCTCCAGATGGCGTTGCGTTCGATCATACCGGCGCACAGCCCCGGCCGCCATGAACGGCGGACCGAGAAAGCTGGACGATTCCCAGGCCGGCGTGCGGAACCCGCTCGGGCACCATCGTGTTGCAGAGGTATAGGCGATCGAGCGAGTCGCTCCTAATTGGCACTTAATAGTATAAATTAAATTAATGTATTTACCGATGCAGACCCGATTCGTATGGCTTCCATCACTGATGGTGATTTTTTCCTTGACTCAACCTGTCACATATAGTACATGTGACAGGTAATCATGAAGCTGGAACCGCTGGCGAAAACGAGTCTTCTGGATGACACGGTGCATACGCTTCAGCGCAGCATCATCGCGGGCGGCTACGAACCGGGCAGCGTGCTGAGCGGCGAGGGCAAGATGGCCCAGGAGCTGGGGGTGTCGCGTACGGTGGTCCGCGAGGCGATGCGGGTGCTGGAGGCGCGGGGGTTGGTGGAGATCGCCCAGGGCAAGGCGCCGCGGTATCGGGGCGGCAATCCCGAGGCGGTTTCGGCGAGTCTGGAAGTCCTTCTGATGCGGAAGGATCACGGCTTGATGGACCTGCTGGAAGTTCGGCGTCATCTGGAGACCGAGATCGCCGCCCTGGCGGCTGAGCGGGCGACGCCCGAGCAGATTGAGGCGATGCAGCAGGCGATCGACGATCTGCGGTTGGCGAAGGATGATCTGGACGCGATGGTCGAAGCGGACATTCGGTTTCACAACCTGCTGGCCGAGGCGACGGGCAACCTTGTTTTCCGCATCATTCTGGAACCGCTGATGGGCGTGTTGCAGGCGGCGCGTCGTCAGACGCTGACGGTGTCGGGGGCCGCCCATCCCGCGGACCGGCATCAGATCATTCTCGAGGCGATCAAGCGGCGTTCGCCCGATGAGACCCGCGAGAACATGGCCAGGCACCTGGAATTGACGGCGCAGTTCGTCGCCCGGCATTACCGGCCGGCGGATTAGCCGAGACGTCACATCGTTCGTCTTGACCGGGGTATTGCGAGCGGCACCGAGGAACGTGCCTCGAAACAGCCGCTCTGGGCTTTCTGTAAGGAGGAAGAACATGTTCAAAGGCAGCGTGCTTGTCTTGGCAATGGTATTGTTGGGCGCGTTGGGCGCGTCGGCCCACGCCGACGGGGTGATCAGCATGAATATCGTCACCGTGAGTGAGAACTTCCTGAGCCCCGAACTTGTACCAGGCAACAGCTTTACGGCCGGTGTGGTCCCCGCGGCCAAGTGGAACGATTCCACCACCCCCTCGGGCGCCTGGATGGGCATGCACGACGATGCCGGTACTTGGAACGGTGCGGAATTCACCATGTATTACACCACGAATTACACGCCTCAATCACCGTGGCCCGGATATTCCGCAGCCATGGCCAATGAGGCGGACAACAAACTCCTGTCCGGGCACGTCTATAACCAGTCGGGAACCGATACCCTCGCTCAATTCCGTTATATCCCCTACGCGGCGTACGACGTGTACATCTACTACAACAGCGCCGCCGTGACAAACAACTATCAGACCTTCGCGATCGACGGCACGTCGTTCTCGGCGGTCGGATCGGAATTGACGATGGGAGCGGATTCCGCGTTCGTGCTGTCCGACGGGACCAACGACGCCAACTACGTGAAGTTCTCGAACGTGAATCTGGCTGAGTTCACCCTTCGGGCTTCTTCGACGGGCAGTTCGTACAGCTACTTCAACGGCTTCCAGATCGTCGAGGTGCCCGAGCCCATGACGATCGGCCTGCTGGCCTTCGGCGGCCTGCTGCTTCGCCGACGGGTTTAGCCGGGTTACTCTCCGCTGAAAAGGCACGCGTGGAAAGCGGCTGATCCCAAAACGATCGGCCGGCGTTCCACGCGTCTTTTTGTTTTTACCGGTTCAATCCAGTCCCATCGACGCCGGATCGAAAGACCTGGACAATCCGCAGGTCCGGTGATAGAAGATCCTTGGGCGCCGGCCGGTTCGATATATGCCGAAACACCGCTGCGAGGACATGTTGGACGAGGTTTTGGGGGGGACGAGTTTTCGTCTGTACAAGGCGTCGTGGGAGACGATCGAGCGGGAGGAATCGTACACGGTCCAATCGCCGTTCGCCCGGCTGCTGTGGATCAAAGAGGGCGACGGGGCGGTCCACCTATTCAGCCGGACCATCCCCTTGAAGGCCGAGCAGTGCGTTCTCGTGCCGACCGAGACGGCGGCGCGGTTCGAGAAGCCGGCGGGCCTGAGTTTCTACTGGACGTACTTCCGCGCGGACTACGCCGGCTGCGTCGATCTGTGCGAACTGCTGGCGCCGTCGCGTCTGACGGTTCGGATCGCCGACGGCGAGCAGCGGTTCGGCGAGCTGATCCGGTGCTTTAACCGCGACGAGGCGGCGGCGCGTCTGCGGAGCACCGCCGTTCTGATCGATCTGCTGGCGCGTTTTTTCGAGGGCTGCCGGCTCGACGCGGTTCGGGAGAAGATGTCGCGGATGTCCCGGCTGGTCGGGGTGATCCGGTTCATCGACGAGCATCTCGACCGGTCCATCGGGATCGGCGAGCTGGCCGCCCGGCTGCATTTGAGCGAGAAGTACTTTTCGAATCTGTTTTCATCGGTGATGGGCGAGCCGCCGACGGTTTACATCAACCGGCGGCGGATTGTGCGGGCGAAGCGTCATCTGCTGTTCTCGTCGCTGCCGATCGAGGCGATCGCGGGGAAGGTCGGGTTCGCCGATCCATTCTATTTCTCGCGGCTGTTCCGCCGGTACGAGGGGGTTTCGCCCCGGACGTATCGGCGTCAGCAGCTTTCGCGGTCATGAGAGGCCGAACGGCGGGTGAACCTCGCCTGCGGCGAGAACCTCCCGCCCTACCATTGCCCGTCAGAGCGTCACGCGGGTTCCGCTTTTTTGCGATTGGTAGGCGGCGGCGACGACGGCGAGGGCGGCCTGGCCGTCCTCGAAGGCGACGGCGGGTTGACGGTCACGGACCAGGGCGTCGATGAAGTCGTCGAGGCATCGGCCGATGGAGTAGTACCAGAGGGGATTGTCGTTGTCGGTCGGCACGGTCGGGACGGCGACGGCGGAGCGCTCGATCGCCTGGCACCGGACAAAGCCGTCGTCGCAGACGGCTTTCTTGGCGGCTTTGACCAGCGTCAGCGGACTGGCGCCGCTGTCGTCGATGACCAGGGTGCCTTCGGTTCCGTAGATGGTCTTGGGTTCGGTCCAGGGCAGTTCGGTCATGGCGTACGAGGCGGCCAGCGTGCCGACCGCGCCGTTTTCAAACTCGATGGTGACGAACGCGCTGTCCTCCTCCTTGTGGGCGGGCTTGACCATGAAGCGTTTGGTGACGGCGGAGACGCCAGCCGCCTCGCCGAGCAGGAACCTCATCAGGTCGATGTGGTGGATGCCCGAGTCGATCAGCACGCCGCCGCCGGACTTTTCGCGGTCGCCCTTCCAGTGGTCCGGATCGTTCATGCGGTCGATTTCATTGCCGAGGATGAAGCTGGTCATGAACATGGGGCGGCCGATCGCCCCCTGGTCGATAAGCCGTTTCGCCTGTTCGTGCATGGGCATGAATCGCTGATTGAGCACGCCGAAGAGCCGCCGTTTGGCGGAGTGGGCGGCGGCGATCATCCGCTGAGTCCCTTCGACCGAGAGGGCCGGCGGTTTTTCGCAGATCACGTGCTTGCCCGCCCGCAGCGCCTCGATCGAGACGCCCTCGTGCAGGTGCGAGGGGAGGCAGACGTCGATCAGGTCGATGGCCGGATCGTCGATCAGTTGTCGGTAGTCGCTGAGGCCGGAGAGGCCGTAGCGCCCGCAGAGGCGCTGGCGGGCGGCGTCGCTGATCTCGGCGACGACCACCTTCGCGACGTTGGGGTTCTTCGTGTGGGCGTGGACGTGCGGGTAGCTGATGGAACCCGCCCCGACGAGGCCGATCGTGAGCGCCATGGGTCGTTTCCTTGTTTAGAGCATGCCTTTGATCATGCGGTTGTAGTGCCAGGTCACGTAGTCGACGATCTCGTAGCCCGAGCCGATGTGTTCGATCGACAGATACCCGTCGTAGCCGGCCCGCCGGAGTTCGTCGATGATCCGCGGCAGGTCCAGCTCGCCCATGCCGGGGGCTTTGAAGTTGGTCCACTTCGGTTCGAGCGTCCGCTGATACTGTTGCCAGTCGAACGAACCGGGTCCAAAGCCATCGTGGACGTGGACGTGTTTGATCCGCCGGCCGTGTCGGCGGATGAAGGTCAGGTGATCGTCGGGTTTGCCGGCAAGGTACAGGTGGATCGGGTCGTAGTTGATGTACAGGTCGTCGCGTCCGACCGTCTCGAACATCTTCTCGCACGAGGCCAGCCCGTGCACCAGGTGATTGACCACCGGCTCCATGCCGAACTCGACGCCGCGTTTAGCGGCGTGGTCGAGGACTTCCAGGCACGTCTCGCGGAGAAGCTCCCACGCCTTGGGCTCGTCGCGGACGATCGGATTGGCGGCGTCCGGGTCGCCGCTGAAGCCGTGGACGAACGGCACGCCGATCATCGCCGCCTGGTCGATGCACTTTTTGTACTCAGCCAGGTATTCGGCGCGAAGGGCCGGATCGGTGGCGATCATCGGGAAGTGGGCTGAGACGGCCGAGATCGCCAGACCATGGCGGGCCGCCAGTTCGCCGGTTTTGCGGACCTGCTCGTCCGGGATGCTCAGGCCCGCGTGCCGGTTGGCCGGACCGTAGTTTCGCTCGGCGAACAGCTCGATCGCGTCGGCCCCGGTCGCGGCGACGGCTGGGATCAGTTCCTCGATCGGCCGGATTTCGCCCTTTCGCCCGTAGATACTGGTGATCAGCGACGTCTTCATCATCTTCTCCTTGATGGAACCGGCGAAGATCGTAAAGCGCGCCGCCAGCCTTTTCCAGTTGATAATGGTGCAACGGCGGACGGCCCGCCCGCGCCGGCAGCGCCCACCGCGCCGAACCCCGCCCAACCCGCTGCGCGAAGGGTTGTTTGACAAGAGGGGGACACCGCAAACGCGAGAGGGTTACGGAGGCATCTTCAATTTCCGTCGATATCCGGAGGATAGTCCTCGCGATCAACGCGTTGTCGGGCGTCCGTATCGATGTAGCCGAGATTCCGCAGGTGCCACAACACGGAGTGCCAGCCGCACTGGAGCCGCTGAGCCACTTCGAGTACGCCGGCCTTCGAGTTGATGGGTTCGGTCGCGTGAGAAACGGCCTTTTCCACAAGCCTTTCCGGCATCAACACCATCGCCGCGAAGGCGTTGGCCCGGCTCTCGAGGTCCTCGGGCGCCCACGAACCGCTGGACAGGGCAAGCCGGCGGCCACGAGAACGATCGTAGAGGATGTGGCACAGCTCGTGGGCCAATCCGAATCGTTTGCCTGGTCCGTGCCGGTTATAGGCGTGCGTCGTGTTGACGAGGATCCCCGGCTGGTGATCGGGCGACGCCACCGCCAGACCGCGAACCGAATCCGTAATCAACATCCTTTCCTGCGCGTCGATGCCAAGGTCCCTGATGATCCCGGCAATGTCGAGCGGGGCTGACTCCTGATCCGCGCCGAGGGCCTGGAGAAAATCCTTTGCCAACTCGTAGCCCTGCTGCCATGGGCGAATCTGGTAGGACGGCGGCGGAGGCGTACGTTCCAGAGGACACAAGCGATCGGATTCACGGCCCATTCGCGACAGATCAACCACGTATTGGGCCAACGTCACCGCATCCGATTCCTGAATGTCCGGCGCCGCCGAGGCGAGCATGAGGGCGGCGTCTCCCGAGTCGCTGATCACAAGGTGGTCGGGACCGGTCTTGGCGGCGAGAAGGGCGTCCGCAGCGCCGTTGAAGCGTTCGATCATCCGCTGCTTGATGGCGCGCCACCGGGTCTGCATCGTCTGCTCATCGGCGCCGAGCGCCGCCAGCCACATGAGCCGACGATCCGTCTCCGTCGTCGAAAGGCAGGTGACCCGTCGCCTGAGTTCGCGGAGCGTCGAGGACTCAGGCAGCCGCTCAAGCAGATGGTCGATCGCGCTGGACAAGACGTCGAAAAGCACCCCGGCCACCGTTTCGGGGGCAACCGTCGCACGGCCCCGATCGCAGGTGAAGCGGTAGTGTTCGGGCATGCCCGCCAAAGGGGTCGGCCCCCAGGATACCTCGATGTCATCCCGAAGGCGTCGGAAGACCACGTCGGGGAACAAGCCTCCGTCACGGGCGGCACGCAGAGCGTGTCGCCGCCACCAGCTCGACCATGCCTGTTCCCAGGCGCTGAGCCTGCCGGTGTCCTTTTCGACGAAGTAGGGGGGGAAAGCCGTTCTCTGTATGGAAGACCAGGCGTCGCTTTCGACGTTGCGGACGGGCAGCCTCTCTTCGTGCAACAGGGCGTCCCAGTTCTCGATCAGCCACTCGAAGAGCGGCAGGAGATGCCAGGAGACGCTGGGCAGGATGCCGCCTTCTTCCAGATGCGAGCAGAGGTTCACCCCGTTGACCCAGATTTCGAAAGCCCCCCAACTGGCGCGCATCTCGGGGGAGACGAAACCGTTGGCGTCGGGATCGTCCCGAAACTCCACTCGCAGAGCGAACGTGTTGTCGCCCTTGATCTTTCCCCAGCGATCCGCCATTCGAACGTCCTAGTTCCAGAACCTTTTGATATCGCGTCGGTTAACGACGCCTTGGTGTTCCCATTTCTCCCGAACGGTTTGAGGGACTTCGACCCATCCCACCGGATAGCCGTGCCAAACGTCCGTTCCATGCCGTTGCGCACAAAAGGCGCGGCCCTGGTGATAGGCATACCGTTTGTCGCCTGCCACCTCGCTTCGCTCCAACAATTCCCGGGCCAACCTTGGCGTGACGTCTTCCGGACATCGGGACCCCTTTCGGCCAGGCTGCCAGGGATCCTTATGCTTTGGGTTGCCCTCATATCTCACGAAGCCGGCCCCATAAGAATGACTGCCCCATTATCATTATTATATAGTTCTGTGTTTGTATCTTCAAGGTGATCTAATTTAGCCGCGTCCCTTGGCGTACCAGTCGGGATCTTCGGCCAGCTTTTTCTGGGCCTCTTCGATCATCATGGCAAACGCCGGATGGTCGCTGGGCCAGGCGCGTTCGTGGAAGTCGGTTCCGTCCATCTTCTTGATTTCGGGCATGGCTTCGCGGAAGTAGCTGCCGTAGATGTGCAGGGAGTCGACGATGTCGACGTAGCGGCCGACGTTGACGGGCCGGCCGATCTTCTGGCTGATGCGCTGGGCCACCTGCCGCTGCAGGTCGGTCAGGGCGTAGGCGTTCATGTACCAGGCCTTGTAGAGGTCGCGGCTTCGCCAGTGCGAGTTCATGTTCAGGACGGCGGCGCCGGCTTCGTCGTCGATGATGCGGAACCAGAGCCGCTGAAGGCAGGGCGGGTCGTAGGTCTGCGGGTCGGCGGTCGGCATCCAGGTGATGGCCTGAGCCCGACGGGTGTGGAAGGTCTGGGAGAGTTTTTCGACGACGTAGGCGATCTGGTCCACCGCGGCGAACGGCTTGGGGCCGTCGGCCCGGCTCAGGTCATTGGTCGGGCTGTAGGCGAACAGCCGCTCGTGATATGTATAGGTCCACTTGTCCTCGGCTGGGTTGATCCAGTGGTCGTGGATCCCGTCGCAGACCTCCTGGCGATAGGCCTCCAGCTCCTCCGGTCCGCCGGGAAAATTCTTGTGGATTCGCGGCTCGTTGAACGGGTTGGCGACGGTGATCATGACGGTGGCGTCGCGGCTGAGCGGATCGCCGGGCTTGTCGTACTCGGTCCGCACCTCGACGCCGTGCTTCCAGACCGCCAGCACTGCCTTCTCCCACGCCTCGGGCAGGCAGTGGGCCGTCACCGTCAGGGTCGGTATGTTCCCGTCGCGCGCCATATACGTTAGTCCTTTCTGGAAAGCCACTTGCGGAAAGACCGGTCGAGCGGGCCGCTTGCCCCGGCCTGGAGCATACTTTACGCCGCCCGGCTCGTCAGTGCAAGTCCAAACCGTCGTTTGGGCCTGAGGGGGGCGGAATTCGGCCGCTTTCTTGACTTGAACTTATAACCGTACAACAATTCCTTTGACGTGCGTCAATTAAGTGGTTATTATAAAATTTGTAGTCATCATAACCATCAGCCGTTCGAGAGGAGTTTGCGTTGTCGCCCGATACCTCCGCAAGTCAGACGAGCACGGACGCCGGCGACGATCTGAGGCGGCTCGCTGAGCGGATCTTCCAGCTCAACCTGATGTTCTGGGCCCTTCGCCACAAGAACCGCACCGATGATCCCAACGACCTGACCGAACCCGAGTTCGCCACGCTGGATACGCTGGTCGGTCACGGCGTGTGCACGGTCGGGACGCTGCAGAAGGCCCTTAACGTTCAGCCGGCCCAGATGTCGCGGATCATCCGATCGCTGGAGGCCAAAGCGGGCAAGAAGATGGTTGAATGCCAGTTGAACCCCAAGGATAAGCGGCGGATCGACGTGACCGTCACCGCCCAGGGCCGCAAGGCCTATCAGGACTACCGCGAGCTTCGCCTCGACGCGAACATGGAACTGCTGGCCAGTCTGTCCAAGACGGAACAGCGGGAGCTGATCAAGTTGCTGGACCGGTTTGGGGCGTTGATGTCCGAACGGCTGGGCGGCGAGAAGTAGCCCTTCTTCCGGAGAGGTTTGTCCACCACCGGTGGCGAGAAGGGGGCGTTCGCGTTTCCCCGATTACTTGGCGGCTTTGTCGCCACCCTGCGGGGTGACGGTGGTGGAGACGTTGGAGGGCGGTTCCTGCGGTTTAGCCTTTTCGCCCTTGGGCCACCACCAGAACAGGTCCAGGCGCTGCTGGTCGCTGCGGATCACGCGGCTTTGCATCCTGTTTTCCCGCTGGGGTTTATAGCCGTAGGCGGTCGGGTTCGAGCCGTCGAAGAAGTAGCGGGGCGGACCGGTGTCCCGGCTCTCGGCGCATCCGCTCAGGCCGGCCAGCAACACCAGGAGCACCGCCCCAAGCCAAATCCTTCCACTCGTCATTCCGCGGGTTCTTTCCACAAATACAGATTCTAGCAGGATTTCGCTCCGGTTCAACCGCCTTCTCCGGGCCGCCCCGGCCGCTGGGCGGCTGGAGACCCGTGGCGAATTGGGTCTTTCATCCCGGAGCAACACCCTCTATAATGCCCGGTGGTGGGGTTTTCCGTGAACGGGCAACCGCATACCTCTTTGCCGGGATGATTCCCGGGGACCGGGCCTTGCGGCCGCTTTGTCTTTGGTGGGGTTCAGGACAAAGGAGGATCACATGGGAGCGGGTTCCGCTGCGGACGGCAACGGGGACGTGGGCCGACCGGGACTGCCTCAGAAGACCACGAGCATCTGTCCCGAATGCCTGGAGGTCCTTCCGGCCGAGCTGTACGAACGCGAGGGGAAGGTCTGGATGGCCAAGCGCTGTCCGAGGCATGGGGAGTTCGTGGAACTGATCAGTTCCGACGCGGCGTTCTTCGAGAAGATGGACCGCTGGGACTGGGAATACCCAGCGGAGTTGGAGCATCAGGACGTCGCGTCGAAGAACGGCTGTCCCAACGACTGCGGGTTGTGCCCGTCGCACCGCAGCCGGGCGATGATGATCAACATCGACCTGACCAACCGCTGCAACCTCGACTGCCCGGTGTGCTTCGCCAACGCGAATCGGTCGGGCCGCGTCTACGAGGTGACGGTCGAGCAGATTCGCCGGATGCTCGACGCCAGCGTGGCCGCCTATGGCGACGCGCCGCCGTGCGTCCAGTACAGCGGCGGGGAGCCGACGGTGCATCCGGATTTTCTGGAGGTTCTGCGGATCTCCAAGGAGGCGGGGTTTGCCCAGATCCAGGCGGCCACCAACGGCTTGAAGTTTGCCCGCGATCCGGGTTTCGCCCGCGCCGCTTCGGAGGCTGGGCTCAACGTGGCTTACTTGCAGTTCGACGGGGTCAGCGACGAGGTGTACCGGCGGACCCGCGGCCGTCCGCTGTGGGAGCTCAAGCAGCGGGCGGTCGAGAACATCGCCGGCGCGGGCATGCAGATCTGCCTGGTGCCGACCGTCGCCCGCGGAGTCAACGACCACCAGATCGGCGCTATCTACCGATTCGCGCTCGAGCACATCGACGCGGTGGCTGCGATCAGTTGGCAGCCGGTGGTCTTCACCGGGCGGATTGACTTCCAGCAGCGCCTGGCCATGCGTTTCACCAACGCCGACCTGGCCCGGTGTCTGGAGGAGCAGACCGGCGGCGAGGTCGCGATGGACCGCGACTGGTACACGCTGTCGTTCGTCGAGCCGTTCTCGAAGCTGGTCGAGGCGATCACCGGCGAGCGCCAGGCGGCTGTCTCGTGCCATCGGCACTGCGGGCTGGGCACCTATGTGGTGGTTGGCCGGGACGGGCGGCGCGGGTATCCGATCCCGAAGTTCATCGACGTCGAGGCTTTGATGGGCCGGATGCACGAACTGGCGGCAAAGCTCGGGCAGCGCCGATGGTTCAAGAAGCTCACGCTGATGCGAGCGCTCAACGACCTGCCCGCGATGTTCCGGCCGGACCAGGCACCCGACGGCTGGGACACCAGGGTGCTGTTGGATTTCATGAACGCGTTCGTCGACTTCCGCCGGCGCTATCCGGACAACACGGCGCGGATCGAGGACGTCAAACAAACCGGATGGCGATACCTCTTGATGGTGGCGATGCACTTCCAGGACGTCTACAATTACCAACTGCCACGGGTGCAGCGGTGCGTGATCCACTACGCCGCGCCCGACGGGCGGTTTTATCCGTTCTGCACGTACAACTGCGGACCGAATTTCCGCGAGCGGGTGGAGCGGGCGTGTTCGCGGCCGATTGGCGCATCGATTCCGGCGACCGCCGGTGCGCCGGCCGCTTCGGAAATTTCAGCCGGTCGCCGATGACCGGTGGTATGAACGCATCGAACGACAACCGGGGCGATCCGTGGGCCAGGGCCCGGGCCCAGATGGTGGCGTGGCAGATCGAGGCCCGCAACGTCCGCGATCCGCGGGTGCTTCGCGCGATGGGCGAGTTGCCGCGCGAGCGGTTCGTCCCGGCGGGCCAGCGCGATCAGGCCTACGAGGACCGCGCCCTGCCCATCGGCTGCGATCAGACGATCTCCCAGCCGTACATGGTCGCGTTGATGACCGAGAAGCTCTCGGTCGGGCCGGACGACCGCGTGCTGGAGATCGGGACCGGCTCGGGCTATCAACTGGCCCTTCTGGCCATGCTGGCCGGCCGGGTCTACACGGTCGAGTGCCAGGCGGAACTGGCGGCTGAGGCGCGGAGCGTGCTGGAGGAATTGGGCTTGGTCAACGTGGAGTATCGCGTGGACGACGGAAGCCTCGGCTGGCCCGAGCACGCCCCGTACGATCGGATCATGGTGACCGCCGGGGCGCCGGAGGTTCCCGAGGCCCTGGTCGAGCAACTGACCGACGGCGGGATCATGGTCATTCCCGTCGGACCCGAGGACAGCCAGACCCTGCTGCAGATCCGAAAGGATGGGCAAGCGATCCGGCGTCAGCCGGTGATCGCGTGCCGCTTCGTCAAACTCCGCGGCAATCAGGGCTGGCCTGAAAGCTAGTGCCGTTTCCATAAACTCACTATCGTTTTTCCCGAGCGTGCTGATTTCGATACGTGACGTAGCGTTGCAGGGCTCGGCGAAGTTCGTCGTGGCCATGGTAGTCGGTGTTTTCGAGCACAAAGCGTTTGATCGGCGTGAAGTGACATTCGATGGGATTCAGCCATGAGGCGTTGGTGGGCGTCCAGATCAGATGGATGTTGTTCCGGCGGCACCAGCGGCGGA is a window encoding:
- a CDS encoding Gfo/Idh/MocA family oxidoreductase; translated protein: MALTIGLVGAGSISYPHVHAHTKNPNVAKVVVAEISDAARQRLCGRYGLSGLSDYRQLIDDPAIDLIDVCLPSHLHEGVSIEALRAGKHVICEKPPALSVEGTQRMIAAAHSAKRRLFGVLNQRFMPMHEQAKRLIDQGAIGRPMFMTSFILGNEIDRMNDPDHWKGDREKSGGGVLIDSGIHHIDLMRFLLGEAAGVSAVTKRFMVKPAHKEEDSAFVTIEFENGAVGTLAASYAMTELPWTEPKTIYGTEGTLVIDDSGASPLTLVKAAKKAVCDDGFVRCQAIERSAVAVPTVPTDNDNPLWYYSIGRCLDDFIDALVRDRQPAVAFEDGQAALAVVAAAYQSQKSGTRVTL
- a CDS encoding protein-L-isoaspartate(D-aspartate) O-methyltransferase, with amino-acid sequence MNASNDNRGDPWARARAQMVAWQIEARNVRDPRVLRAMGELPRERFVPAGQRDQAYEDRALPIGCDQTISQPYMVALMTEKLSVGPDDRVLEIGTGSGYQLALLAMLAGRVYTVECQAELAAEARSVLEELGLVNVEYRVDDGSLGWPEHAPYDRIMVTAGAPEVPEALVEQLTDGGIMVIPVGPEDSQTLLQIRKDGQAIRRQPVIACRFVKLRGNQGWPES
- a CDS encoding radical SAM protein; amino-acid sequence: MGAGSAADGNGDVGRPGLPQKTTSICPECLEVLPAELYEREGKVWMAKRCPRHGEFVELISSDAAFFEKMDRWDWEYPAELEHQDVASKNGCPNDCGLCPSHRSRAMMINIDLTNRCNLDCPVCFANANRSGRVYEVTVEQIRRMLDASVAAYGDAPPCVQYSGGEPTVHPDFLEVLRISKEAGFAQIQAATNGLKFARDPGFARAASEAGLNVAYLQFDGVSDEVYRRTRGRPLWELKQRAVENIAGAGMQICLVPTVARGVNDHQIGAIYRFALEHIDAVAAISWQPVVFTGRIDFQQRLAMRFTNADLARCLEEQTGGEVAMDRDWYTLSFVEPFSKLVEAITGERQAAVSCHRHCGLGTYVVVGRDGRRGYPIPKFIDVEALMGRMHELAAKLGQRRWFKKLTLMRALNDLPAMFRPDQAPDGWDTRVLLDFMNAFVDFRRRYPDNTARIEDVKQTGWRYLLMVAMHFQDVYNYQLPRVQRCVIHYAAPDGRFYPFCTYNCGPNFRERVERACSRPIGASIPATAGAPAASEISAGRR
- a CDS encoding ImmA/IrrE family metallo-endopeptidase — translated: MADRWGKIKGDNTFALRVEFRDDPDANGFVSPEMRASWGAFEIWVNGVNLCSHLEEGGILPSVSWHLLPLFEWLIENWDALLHEERLPVRNVESDAWSSIQRTAFPPYFVEKDTGRLSAWEQAWSSWWRRHALRAARDGGLFPDVVFRRLRDDIEVSWGPTPLAGMPEHYRFTCDRGRATVAPETVAGVLFDVLSSAIDHLLERLPESSTLRELRRRVTCLSTTETDRRLMWLAALGADEQTMQTRWRAIKQRMIERFNGAADALLAAKTGPDHLVISDSGDAALMLASAAPDIQESDAVTLAQYVVDLSRMGRESDRLCPLERTPPPPSYQIRPWQQGYELAKDFLQALGADQESAPLDIAGIIRDLGIDAQERMLITDSVRGLAVASPDHQPGILVNTTHAYNRHGPGKRFGLAHELCHILYDRSRGRRLALSSGSWAPEDLESRANAFAAMVLMPERLVEKAVSHATEPINSKAGVLEVAQRLQCGWHSVLWHLRNLGYIDTDARQRVDREDYPPDIDGN
- a CDS encoding sugar phosphate isomerase/epimerase — encoded protein: MKTSLITSIYGRKGEIRPIEELIPAVAATGADAIELFAERNYGPANRHAGLSIPDEQVRKTGELAARHGLAISAVSAHFPMIATDPALRAEYLAEYKKCIDQAAMIGVPFVHGFSGDPDAANPIVRDEPKAWELLRETCLEVLDHAAKRGVEFGMEPVVNHLVHGLASCEKMFETVGRDDLYINYDPIHLYLAGKPDDHLTFIRRHGRRIKHVHVHDGFGPGSFDWQQYQRTLEPKWTNFKAPGMGELDLPRIIDELRRAGYDGYLSIEHIGSGYEIVDYVTWHYNRMIKGML
- a CDS encoding MarR family transcriptional regulator → MSPDTSASQTSTDAGDDLRRLAERIFQLNLMFWALRHKNRTDDPNDLTEPEFATLDTLVGHGVCTVGTLQKALNVQPAQMSRIIRSLEAKAGKKMVECQLNPKDKRRIDVTVTAQGRKAYQDYRELRLDANMELLASLSKTEQRELIKLLDRFGALMSERLGGEK